In a single window of the Bradyrhizobium erythrophlei genome:
- a CDS encoding carbamoyltransferase C-terminal domain-containing protein codes for MELKRRIGPRYPKLATFGFRAARWLGAKSMGALGFHQLGSAFAKERIARVRERLGRGETVYLAGLGLPGTHNSGVALVEVTEANGPRLIVNNEEERFSGNKHTTEYPRASIDAMVETLRGMGRDIHDIAAWLTTWDYPTLAGTLARSVLEELPQSLKLLRTTEAAGYDRRRLDQMTRTPKILARRLGLSERVPLICMPHHDNHAWFSFAASPFAGDDEPVAIAVLDGTGDKGSVSLYVVRNGEMRRLYCNDSMFDSLGAFYSVISSTQGGWTWLSCEGRYMGAAAWGDMNRASNPYYPRLRQVLDLGGAGEVRLNRALANWYCDPFHHPYKAALIDILGVPLRSDQLWNPDAVLRVEDIQHRPDTRNRLDKAAATQLVLEDAMIHVVDHLLRLTGASRLVLTGGVALNAVGNMRLLEHFDEAWFAKAQQRRARLHLWVPPVPGDPGVTIGAAWLFAHLAGAPRGAPMTHAFYCGSSPERQDIAAALEADDIASTGIGDIATPDGRDAVADLMAFLVAQNGVIALYQGAAETGPRALGHRSILANPCDPEVRERLNERVKYREAIRPLAPMATLDAAREYFDLQEGASDAEYNAYNYMVLTARSKPHAREKIPAVIHADGTGRIQIVRAQDDPLTYAYLKALGRHIGVEISVNTSFNVAGPIAQTPAQAIDTLRRSKGLDVVLLVADDGAVYAAWHGGNRDSGRFTGWLSEWKVARTGG; via the coding sequence TTGGAACTGAAAAGACGAATTGGCCCGCGGTATCCCAAACTCGCAACGTTCGGATTTCGCGCCGCGCGATGGCTCGGCGCGAAATCGATGGGGGCGCTGGGTTTTCATCAGCTCGGATCGGCCTTCGCCAAGGAGCGGATCGCGCGCGTCCGCGAACGGCTTGGCCGCGGCGAGACGGTCTATCTCGCGGGGCTCGGGCTGCCCGGCACGCACAATTCTGGCGTGGCGCTGGTGGAGGTGACGGAGGCCAATGGCCCGCGGCTGATCGTCAACAACGAGGAAGAACGCTTTTCCGGCAACAAGCACACCACAGAATATCCGCGCGCCTCGATCGATGCGATGGTGGAAACGCTGCGAGGCATGGGGCGCGATATCCATGATATCGCCGCCTGGCTTACCACCTGGGATTACCCGACGCTGGCCGGGACGCTCGCCCGCTCGGTGTTGGAGGAACTGCCGCAAAGCCTGAAGCTGCTGCGCACCACGGAGGCCGCCGGATACGACCGCCGCCGGCTCGATCAGATGACCCGCACGCCGAAAATCCTCGCCAGGCGGCTCGGCCTTTCCGAGCGTGTGCCGCTGATCTGCATGCCGCACCATGACAACCATGCCTGGTTTTCGTTCGCGGCTTCGCCCTTCGCCGGGGACGATGAACCCGTCGCGATTGCCGTGCTCGACGGCACCGGCGACAAGGGATCGGTCTCGCTTTATGTCGTCAGAAATGGCGAAATGCGGCGGCTCTACTGCAATGACAGCATGTTCGACTCGCTCGGCGCCTTCTACAGCGTGATTTCATCGACCCAGGGTGGCTGGACCTGGTTGTCCTGCGAGGGCCGCTACATGGGCGCCGCGGCGTGGGGCGACATGAACCGCGCCAGCAATCCGTACTATCCACGGCTGAGACAGGTTTTGGATTTGGGCGGCGCCGGCGAAGTGCGGCTCAATCGCGCTCTTGCCAACTGGTATTGCGACCCGTTCCATCATCCCTACAAGGCGGCCTTGATCGATATCCTCGGCGTGCCGCTAAGATCCGATCAGCTCTGGAATCCCGACGCGGTGCTGCGGGTCGAGGACATCCAGCACCGGCCCGACACCAGGAATCGTCTCGACAAGGCCGCCGCGACGCAACTGGTGCTCGAGGATGCGATGATCCATGTAGTCGATCATCTGCTGCGCTTAACCGGCGCCAGCCGGTTGGTGCTGACCGGCGGCGTGGCGTTGAATGCGGTCGGCAACATGCGCCTGCTCGAGCACTTCGACGAGGCGTGGTTCGCGAAGGCGCAGCAACGCAGGGCTCGCCTGCATCTGTGGGTGCCGCCTGTCCCCGGCGACCCCGGCGTCACCATCGGCGCCGCCTGGCTGTTCGCGCATCTGGCAGGCGCACCGCGCGGCGCCCCGATGACGCACGCATTTTATTGCGGATCCTCGCCAGAGCGTCAGGACATCGCAGCCGCGCTCGAGGCCGACGACATCGCCTCAACAGGGATCGGGGATATTGCGACGCCCGACGGACGCGACGCCGTTGCCGATCTGATGGCATTCCTGGTGGCGCAAAACGGCGTCATCGCGCTCTATCAAGGCGCAGCCGAAACCGGGCCGCGTGCCCTCGGCCATCGCTCGATCCTGGCCAACCCATGCGACCCCGAAGTGCGCGAGCGGCTCAACGAGCGCGTCAAATACCGCGAAGCGATCCGCCCGCTGGCGCCGATGGCGACGCTGGACGCGGCGCGGGAGTATTTCGATCTGCAGGAGGGCGCGTCGGACGCCGAATACAACGCCTACAACTACATGGTCCTGACGGCGCGATCGAAGCCGCACGCGCGCGAAAAGATTCCGGCGGTGATTCACGCCGACGGCACCGGGCGAATTCAGATCGTGCGCGCGCAAGACGACCCCCTCACCTACGCCTATCTGAAGGCACTCGGCCGCCACATCGGTGTCGAGATATCCGTCAACACGTCGTTTAATGTCGCAGGTCCCATCGCGCAGACGCCCGCCCAGGCGATCGATACGCTGCGCCGCTCCAAAGGTCTCGACGTCGTGCTGCTGGTGGCTGACGACGGCGCGGTGTATGCGGCCTGGCACGGCGGCAATCGCGACAGCGGCAGGTTTACGGGGTGGCTTTCGGAATGGAAGGTGGCGCGGACAGGTGGCTGA
- a CDS encoding ABC transporter substrate-binding protein, whose protein sequence is MSVRMRNLVALAAFAGAALTAGAASAQKKYDPGASDTEIKIGNIMPYSGPASSYGVIGKTEAAYFNKINAEGGINGRKINFISYDDAYSPPKAIEQARKLVEGDEVLLIFQPLGTPSNAAIQKYMNAKKVPQLFVASGATKWGDPKHFPWTMGWQPNYQSEGRIYAKYILDHFRNGKIAVFWQNDDAGKDQVKGLRDGLGDKAGMIIADKSYEVSDPTIDSQIVALHDSGADIFFSWAAPKGSAQAIRKVGELGWKPKFFLANTATSVAAVLKPAGLENAKDIISTAYLKDPTDPAWKDDPGVKTWQAFMDKYYPDGDKLNANNVYGYVLAQNMVQVLKQCGDNLTRENVMKQAANLRDFSTDMMLPGVKANTSPDDFFPIEQMQLMKFDGEAWRLFGDVIDGEVGH, encoded by the coding sequence ATGTCGGTGCGGATGCGAAACCTTGTTGCGTTGGCGGCATTTGCTGGCGCCGCGTTGACGGCAGGCGCGGCGAGTGCGCAGAAGAAATATGATCCGGGCGCGAGCGATACCGAGATCAAAATCGGCAATATCATGCCCTATAGCGGTCCGGCTTCCTCCTATGGGGTGATTGGCAAGACCGAAGCGGCTTACTTCAACAAGATCAACGCGGAAGGCGGCATCAACGGCCGCAAGATCAATTTCATCTCCTATGACGACGCCTACAGCCCGCCGAAGGCGATCGAGCAGGCGCGCAAGCTGGTGGAGGGCGACGAGGTCTTGCTGATCTTCCAGCCGCTCGGCACGCCCTCCAATGCGGCCATTCAGAAATACATGAACGCCAAAAAAGTGCCGCAGCTCTTTGTCGCCTCCGGCGCCACCAAGTGGGGCGATCCCAAGCACTTCCCTTGGACGATGGGCTGGCAGCCCAACTACCAGAGCGAGGGGCGGATCTACGCCAAATACATCCTCGACCATTTCCGGAACGGCAAGATCGCGGTGTTCTGGCAGAACGACGACGCCGGCAAGGACCAGGTCAAGGGATTGCGCGACGGGCTCGGCGACAAGGCCGGCATGATCATTGCCGACAAATCCTATGAGGTGAGCGATCCCACGATCGATTCCCAGATCGTCGCGCTGCACGATTCGGGTGCCGATATCTTCTTCTCTTGGGCGGCGCCGAAGGGATCGGCGCAGGCGATCCGGAAGGTCGGCGAGCTCGGCTGGAAGCCGAAGTTCTTTCTCGCAAACACCGCGACATCGGTGGCCGCCGTGCTGAAACCGGCGGGTCTCGAAAACGCCAAGGACATCATCTCGACGGCCTATCTGAAGGATCCAACCGATCCGGCCTGGAAGGACGATCCGGGCGTGAAGACATGGCAGGCCTTCATGGACAAGTATTACCCCGACGGCGACAAGCTGAACGCGAACAACGTCTACGGCTATGTGCTGGCGCAGAACATGGTTCAGGTGCTCAAGCAGTGCGGTGACAACCTGACCCGCGAAAATGTCATGAAGCAGGCCGCTAATCTCAGGGATTTCTCAACCGACATGATGCTGCCGGGCGTCAAGGCCAATACCAGCCCGGACGACTTTTTCCCGATCGAGCAGATGCAGCTGATGAAGTTCGACGGCGAGGCGTGGCGATTGTTCGGCGACGTCATCGACGGCGAGGTCGGCCACTGA
- a CDS encoding M23 family metallopeptidase: MPYRSGQYSEYPQRHPHDHGRPSSARRPAMSHASAPAAPPAREGYTIVHAGKQVRFGPVAFWIVVGTVSVLGMWSAATATYFAFRDDVLTRLIARQAEMQYAYEDRIAELRAKVDRTTSRQLLDQEQFDQKLDQIMRRQTTLESRATALGAIPDGQVTGSIRPPVRGAAATDAVSGVPKPSPISDTVIFVAPPDREARLESRAPIAVNAQPNQFAKIQGVDNVLVRLQTSLDQVEGRQIAALGAVEDGMESRVRRMRGVITDLGLDMTQLEAATPRVGIGGPYVPVKLPSDAGPFERQLYRINITRAQVERLNRTLALVPYRKPVVGEVEFTSGFGIRTDPFLGRPAMHTGLDFRAQMGDPVRATANGKVVSAGWAGGYGRMVEIDHGNGLSTRYGHLSEIGVKVGDPIKIGQVIGAVGSTGRSTGPHLHYETRIDGDAVDPQKFLRAGVRLSAG; encoded by the coding sequence ATGCCGTACCGTTCCGGTCAATACTCCGAGTACCCCCAACGCCATCCTCACGACCACGGCCGGCCATCGTCGGCCCGCCGGCCGGCGATGAGCCACGCCTCGGCTCCTGCTGCCCCGCCCGCGCGAGAGGGCTACACCATCGTCCATGCCGGCAAACAGGTCCGGTTTGGGCCGGTGGCGTTCTGGATCGTGGTCGGCACGGTCAGCGTGCTCGGCATGTGGTCGGCCGCGACCGCGACCTATTTCGCGTTCCGCGACGACGTTCTCACCCGGCTGATCGCTCGCCAGGCGGAGATGCAATACGCCTACGAAGACCGCATCGCCGAACTGCGCGCCAAGGTCGATCGCACGACCAGCCGCCAGTTGCTCGATCAGGAGCAGTTCGACCAGAAGCTCGACCAGATCATGCGCCGGCAGACCACGCTGGAATCCCGCGCCACTGCGCTCGGCGCCATTCCGGACGGCCAGGTCACCGGATCGATCAGGCCCCCGGTGCGTGGAGCCGCGGCAACTGACGCTGTCTCGGGTGTGCCGAAACCTTCGCCGATCAGCGATACCGTGATTTTCGTGGCGCCCCCGGATCGCGAAGCGCGGCTCGAATCGCGCGCCCCGATCGCCGTCAACGCGCAACCGAATCAGTTTGCCAAGATCCAGGGCGTCGACAACGTCCTGGTGCGCCTGCAGACCTCGCTCGACCAGGTCGAGGGCCGCCAGATCGCGGCGCTTGGCGCGGTCGAAGACGGCATGGAATCGAGGGTGCGCCGAATGCGCGGCGTGATTACCGATCTCGGCCTCGATATGACGCAGCTGGAAGCCGCGACCCCGCGCGTCGGCATAGGCGGACCCTATGTTCCGGTCAAACTTCCTTCCGACGCGGGGCCGTTCGAGCGCCAGCTCTACCGAATCAACATCACCCGCGCCCAGGTCGAGCGTCTGAACCGGACGCTGGCGCTGGTGCCGTATCGCAAGCCGGTGGTCGGCGAAGTCGAATTCACCAGCGGTTTCGGAATCCGCACCGATCCCTTCCTCGGCCGCCCCGCCATGCACACCGGTCTCGATTTCCGCGCGCAAATGGGCGACCCCGTCCGCGCGACCGCGAACGGCAAAGTGGTGTCCGCGGGATGGGCTGGCGGCTATGGCCGCATGGTGGAAATCGACCACGGCAACGGTCTGTCGACCCGCTACGGCCATCTGTCGGAGATCGGCGTCAAGGTCGGGGATCCCATCAAGATCGGACAAGTAATTGGCGCTGTGGGTTCAACCGGCCGGTCCACCGGTCCGCATCTGCACTATGAGACCAGAATCGATGGCGACGCGGTCGATCCCCAGAAGTTCTTGCGCGCCGGCGTGCGGCTGAGCGCGGGCTGA
- a CDS encoding peroxiredoxin yields the protein MSKKTRKKSPKAAPKKAARAQSKTSAKTPASKTRLVTANKSGKNVSKQPRKTVAGASHKAASKALKSPGRGASAVRVAAAVSKPAVATAAAKNPPAKSPSVGKADPSAARKSALVEGAKAPAFRLPRDGGDTVSLADYSGKKLVLFFYPRADTPGCTKEAIDFTRLASAFAQSQTAVLGVSADPPKAQEAFRDKHDLTTPLVSDEQHEMLVAYGVWGEKSMYGRTFHGILRTTVLIGADGRIIRIWRNVKVDGHADEVLAAVRTL from the coding sequence ATGTCCAAGAAAACGCGTAAGAAATCCCCCAAGGCGGCCCCCAAGAAGGCTGCGCGTGCCCAATCGAAGACATCGGCGAAAACGCCGGCTTCGAAAACCCGGCTGGTGACGGCGAACAAGTCAGGCAAGAATGTCAGCAAGCAACCGCGAAAGACTGTTGCGGGAGCATCGCACAAGGCCGCATCAAAAGCGTTAAAATCGCCGGGCCGAGGCGCATCCGCCGTACGGGTTGCTGCGGCAGTCTCAAAGCCGGCCGTCGCTACGGCCGCAGCCAAAAATCCACCGGCGAAAAGCCCGTCGGTTGGAAAGGCAGATCCATCGGCGGCTCGCAAATCGGCTTTGGTCGAAGGCGCGAAGGCCCCCGCCTTCCGGCTTCCCCGCGACGGCGGCGACACCGTTTCGCTGGCCGACTACTCCGGGAAAAAATTGGTGCTGTTCTTTTATCCGCGCGCGGACACGCCGGGCTGCACCAAGGAAGCCATCGACTTCACGCGATTGGCGAGCGCCTTTGCGCAAAGCCAGACCGCGGTGCTCGGCGTTTCCGCCGACCCGCCGAAGGCGCAGGAAGCGTTTCGCGACAAGCACGATCTCACTACTCCTCTTGTGTCGGATGAGCAGCACGAGATGCTGGTTGCCTACGGCGTCTGGGGCGAAAAATCCATGTATGGCAGGACCTTCCATGGCATTCTTCGCACCACGGTTCTGATTGGCGCCGACGGCCGAATCATCAGGATCTGGCGCAACGTGAAGGTCGACGGCCACGCCGACGAGGTGTTGGCGGCGGTGCGGACCCTGTAA
- a CDS encoding DUF3971 domain-containing protein, whose amino-acid sequence MPAQERSLRVDARGLDGDQSYDQHRHREAMTGKTSPQGSNPRADPEVSHWDDPDWDQDHDEAACHQARRLLSRSNSGFHQLADRFGGLRRWIAGERWVRRLAVVTAVLMVIFATCFGGLWWRLGAGPINLEMATPWLAAAIAENIGHGNTVEVGGTQIERAGRIRIAVRIRDIIVRDRDHAIVASAPKAEVRLSGTALLMGRLRAESLNLVDAELAVRITPDGYVTVSTGDNARPLATGVASKRQPGGMPSSAGQSAPPIPLGQVAPSSSGTPPAAAAAAPDNRDTASGLLAGLDWLDSLSLTGLDGQNLNEIGLKNGNLIVDDQQRGNKWNFENITLSLRRPSGGGVALSVGEEGSHAWSLRVAVGPPANGVRSVDIRADKVSTTNILLALRLKDLTYSADLPLTGELKGELGRDGLPTYFRGKLSAGAGNIIDSDTPDYPMAIDSAEMDVEWDSGRRVLVAPFKIVSGPNRITLLAHLEPPNDSVTDWQLGFSGGTIVLAGIDDEPPLIFNRIAIGVRFDTDKRRVLLTQADISNGEIGFAGTGSVDYSAEPRLTLGFAGTPMSASALKRMWPVLIVPEVREWVVDRVERGSLQRIEVGVNSPVRNLSRRGPPIPDDGLSVNILASGVTLHPVDELPSVRDADLKAHVTGRTATVTIAQAAADTPAGRKLNISDFVFEVPDMAPKPAPARVKFRIDGPVPAAAEILASDRLSEFSGTLIDPNSSKGTVSAVVTLGMPIKRELTKADTTYAITADLSGFAADHLVMSQKLEATTLKVIANNQGYQVKGDVKINGQAASLDYRKPSDGDADIKLQATLDDASRARLGFDLGPAVSGAIPVKLVGKIASADHDSRMGIEADLTALKLDNILPGWVKLPGKSSRAVFNVVQKPQSTRLEDIVIDGGGVSIKGSLEVDQNGDLMNANFPTYSPSEGDKASLKADRGSDGVVKVTMRGDVFDGRGFLRSAISGKEADAKSKTKNIDFDVDLKLGAVAGYYGEALRSVDCKVSRRNGMFKSFALTGKLGRDTPLTGNLRAPAQGQREVIYLETSDAGAFLRFTDTYAKMLGGQLALAMDPPTVEPSAKEGLLNVSDFSVKGEAALDRLAAGGPAGLQNGVSFSRLRAEFTRQNGQLTIREGVVKGPMIGATIEGSIDYPGNQVRMSGTFVPMYGLNNMFGQIPIVGLFLGGGSNEGLIGVTYEVVGSPGQPVLRVNPISAMAPGVLRKIFEFPTGKANNPVDFPPNN is encoded by the coding sequence ATGCCGGCACAGGAGCGCTCGTTACGTGTCGACGCGCGCGGCCTTGACGGCGATCAATCTTACGATCAGCACCGGCACCGAGAGGCAATGACAGGAAAAACGTCGCCCCAGGGGTCGAATCCACGTGCTGACCCCGAGGTCTCGCATTGGGATGATCCCGATTGGGATCAGGACCATGATGAGGCCGCGTGCCATCAGGCGCGCCGGCTGCTGTCACGATCGAATTCCGGCTTTCATCAGCTAGCGGATCGCTTCGGCGGGTTGCGCCGATGGATCGCCGGCGAGCGCTGGGTAAGGCGCCTCGCCGTCGTGACCGCGGTTTTGATGGTGATCTTCGCCACCTGCTTCGGCGGATTGTGGTGGCGGCTTGGCGCCGGTCCGATCAATCTCGAAATGGCGACACCCTGGCTGGCCGCGGCGATCGCGGAAAATATTGGCCACGGCAACACCGTCGAGGTGGGCGGCACCCAGATCGAGCGCGCCGGCAGGATCCGCATCGCCGTGCGTATCCGCGATATCATTGTCAGGGATCGCGACCACGCCATCGTGGCGAGCGCGCCGAAAGCCGAGGTGAGATTATCGGGCACCGCGCTATTGATGGGACGGCTCCGCGCCGAGAGCCTCAACTTGGTGGACGCCGAACTTGCGGTGCGCATCACCCCGGACGGCTATGTGACGGTTTCCACCGGCGACAACGCCCGGCCGCTGGCGACCGGCGTAGCGTCAAAAAGGCAACCAGGGGGAATGCCGTCGTCAGCCGGTCAATCCGCACCACCGATTCCCCTTGGCCAGGTTGCCCCGTCATCGTCAGGTACTCCGCCCGCTGCCGCCGCAGCGGCTCCCGATAACCGCGATACCGCAAGCGGACTGCTGGCCGGCCTCGATTGGCTCGACAGCCTGAGCCTGACCGGACTCGACGGACAAAATCTCAATGAAATCGGTTTGAAGAACGGCAACCTGATCGTCGACGACCAGCAGCGCGGCAACAAATGGAATTTTGAAAACATCACTCTCAGTCTTCGCCGCCCGAGCGGCGGCGGCGTGGCGCTGAGCGTGGGCGAAGAGGGCAGCCATGCCTGGTCGCTTCGGGTTGCGGTCGGACCTCCCGCCAACGGCGTGCGGTCGGTCGATATTCGCGCCGACAAGGTCTCAACCACAAATATCCTGCTGGCGCTGCGGCTGAAGGATCTGACCTACAGCGCTGATCTGCCGCTAACCGGCGAGTTGAAGGGCGAATTGGGCCGCGACGGCCTGCCGACCTATTTCCGCGGCAAGCTTAGCGCGGGCGCGGGCAACATCATCGACAGCGACACGCCCGATTATCCGATGGCGATCGATTCGGCGGAAATGGACGTCGAGTGGGATTCCGGGCGGCGCGTGCTGGTAGCGCCCTTCAAGATCGTTTCCGGCCCGAACCGGATCACGCTGCTGGCCCATCTCGAGCCGCCCAACGACAGCGTTACCGATTGGCAACTGGGCTTCAGCGGCGGCACCATCGTGCTGGCGGGGATCGACGACGAACCCCCGCTGATTTTCAATCGCATCGCCATCGGCGTGCGCTTCGACACCGACAAGCGGCGGGTGCTGCTCACCCAGGCCGATATCAGCAACGGTGAGATCGGATTCGCCGGGACCGGCAGTGTCGACTATTCGGCCGAGCCGCGCCTGACGCTCGGCTTTGCGGGAACGCCGATGTCGGCATCCGCGCTGAAACGGATGTGGCCGGTGCTGATCGTGCCGGAGGTCCGCGAATGGGTGGTCGACCGGGTCGAGCGCGGCTCGCTTCAGCGAATCGAGGTAGGTGTCAACTCTCCGGTGCGAAACCTTTCGCGCCGGGGTCCGCCGATCCCCGATGACGGTCTCTCCGTCAACATCCTCGCCAGCGGCGTGACCTTGCATCCGGTCGACGAACTGCCCTCGGTGCGCGATGCGGATTTGAAAGCCCATGTCACCGGCCGCACCGCGACGGTGACGATCGCGCAGGCGGCGGCCGATACGCCCGCTGGGCGCAAACTCAACATTTCAGATTTTGTATTCGAGGTGCCGGACATGGCGCCCAAGCCCGCACCGGCCCGGGTCAAATTCCGGATCGACGGTCCGGTGCCGGCGGCGGCCGAAATTCTCGCCTCCGATCGCCTCAGCGAATTTTCCGGCACATTGATCGATCCCAATTCGAGCAAGGGCACGGTTTCCGCGGTGGTCACGCTCGGGATGCCGATCAAGCGCGAACTGACCAAGGCCGACACCACCTACGCTATTACCGCCGACCTCAGCGGATTTGCCGCCGATCACCTGGTGATGAGTCAGAAGCTCGAAGCCACCACGCTGAAAGTCATCGCCAATAATCAGGGCTATCAGGTCAAGGGCGACGTCAAGATCAACGGCCAGGCGGCTTCGCTGGATTATCGCAAGCCCAGTGATGGCGATGCCGATATCAAGTTGCAGGCGACACTCGACGACGCAAGCCGCGCCCGCCTTGGATTCGATCTCGGCCCGGCGGTCAGCGGGGCTATCCCGGTCAAGCTCGTCGGCAAGATAGCAAGCGCCGATCACGACAGCCGCATGGGCATCGAAGCCGATCTGACCGCGCTGAAGCTCGATAATATCCTGCCGGGCTGGGTCAAATTGCCGGGCAAGTCGAGCCGCGCGGTTTTCAACGTGGTGCAGAAACCGCAATCGACCCGGCTTGAAGACATCGTCATCGACGGCGGCGGCGTGTCGATCAAGGGATCGCTCGAGGTCGATCAGAACGGCGACCTGATGAACGCGAACTTCCCGACCTATTCCCCGTCCGAAGGCGACAAGGCCTCGCTGAAGGCCGATCGTGGTTCTGATGGCGTCGTCAAGGTGACCATGCGCGGCGACGTGTTCGACGGCCGCGGCTTTCTCAGGTCAGCCATTTCGGGCAAGGAGGCAGACGCCAAAAGCAAAACCAAGAACATCGATTTCGACGTGGACCTGAAGCTCGGTGCGGTGGCCGGCTATTACGGCGAAGCGCTGCGCAGCGTCGACTGCAAGGTATCCCGGCGCAACGGCATGTTCAAAAGCTTCGCGCTTACCGGCAAACTTGGACGAGATACGCCCCTGACCGGAAATCTGCGCGCACCTGCCCAGGGACAACGCGAAGTCATCTATCTCGAGACCAGCGATGCCGGCGCATTCCTCCGCTTCACGGATACTTACGCCAAGATGCTCGGAGGCCAGCTTGCGCTGGCGATGGATCCGCCGACCGTTGAACCGAGCGCGAAAGAGGGCCTGCTTAATGTCAGCGATTTCTCCGTCAAGGGCGAGGCCGCGCTCGATCGGCTGGCCGCGGGCGGGCCGGCCGGCCTACAGAACGGCGTTTCCTTCTCGCGGTTGCGCGCGGAATTCACCCGGCAAAACGGACAGCTCACGATCCGGGAAGGCGTCGTGAAGGGCCCTATGATCGGCGCCACCATCGAAGGCAGCATCGATTACCCCGGCAATCAGGTGCGCATGAGCGGCACCTTCGTTCCGATGTATGGGCTGAACAACATGTTCGGCCAGATTCCGATTGTCGGGCTGTTCCTGGGCGGCGGCAGCAATGAGGGGCTGATCGGCGTGACCTACGAGGTCGTCGGTTCACCCGGCCAGCCGGTGCTTCGCGTCAATCCGATCTCCGCCATGGCGCCCGGGGTTTTACGGAAAATCTTTGAATTCCCCACCGGCAAAGCAAACAATCCGGTGGATTTTCCGCCCAACAACTGA
- a CDS encoding methyl-accepting chemotaxis protein — MNLLSRWKIRTKLASMVALSALAVCAIIALTASLSEKRMLADRVNQLRTAVDLMVGMAETLQDEVAAGKMTLAEAQAQFRLRGRKMTFGNGQGYAVVYNADTSLLLNAALPQLEGKITGATDSNGTVIADAQIGAAMQSPEGGTGSYLYPRPGETVPVRKMVFARHFAPWNIVVSYGLYVDDVDADVHALLLRLGAVGAVVSALMALLSWLIARDILGALDRQRIRMQRIATGSLDQAVEETERGDEIGRMAETLELLRQTAMTARTLEAEQVATKQQAENGKREALIALADRFDASVGRLVGMMASGSTELEATAQSMTGTAERTNHRASVVSSAAAEASTRVQTVAAAAEELTSSIGEISRQVAQSANITIRAVDNARRTDTIVRALSDGAHQIEHVAELISSIAGQTNLLALNATIEAARAGEAGRGFAVVAAEVKSLANQTAEATKEIGTRITQIQGATKEAVEAIQGITATIEEVSTIATAIGSAIEEQGAATAEIARNVNQTAQATQEVTTNIGGVSAAANETGNAASLLLTAASNLSKQAEQLSGEVNTFLAGVRAA, encoded by the coding sequence ATGAATCTGCTCAGCCGATGGAAGATCCGCACCAAACTCGCGAGCATGGTTGCGCTGTCGGCGCTGGCCGTCTGCGCGATCATTGCGCTTACGGCTTCGCTGAGCGAGAAACGCATGCTGGCAGACCGGGTAAACCAACTGCGCACAGCGGTTGACCTCATGGTCGGCATGGCCGAGACGCTGCAGGACGAGGTCGCGGCCGGAAAAATGACTCTCGCCGAGGCGCAGGCCCAGTTTCGGCTGCGCGGCAGGAAGATGACGTTCGGCAATGGGCAAGGCTACGCGGTCGTCTACAACGCCGACACCTCGCTGTTGCTGAACGCCGCTCTGCCCCAGCTCGAAGGCAAAATCACCGGCGCGACCGATTCCAACGGCACCGTGATCGCCGACGCCCAGATCGGCGCCGCCATGCAGAGTCCGGAGGGAGGGACCGGCTCCTATCTCTATCCGCGTCCCGGCGAGACCGTTCCGGTTCGGAAAATGGTGTTCGCACGCCACTTTGCGCCGTGGAATATCGTCGTCAGCTACGGACTTTACGTGGACGACGTCGATGCCGATGTTCATGCGTTGCTGCTGCGCCTTGGCGCGGTCGGCGCCGTCGTGTCGGCGCTGATGGCCTTGCTGTCGTGGCTGATCGCCCGCGACATCCTGGGCGCGCTCGACCGGCAAAGGATCCGGATGCAGCGCATCGCCACCGGTTCGCTCGACCAGGCGGTCGAAGAAACCGAACGCGGCGACGAGATCGGACGCATGGCGGAAACGCTGGAGTTGTTACGGCAGACGGCGATGACGGCGCGGACGCTCGAGGCCGAGCAGGTCGCTACCAAGCAACAGGCCGAAAACGGGAAGCGTGAGGCCCTGATTGCACTGGCCGACCGCTTCGATGCGTCCGTGGGCCGGCTGGTTGGAATGATGGCGTCGGGATCGACCGAACTGGAAGCGACCGCGCAATCCATGACCGGCACGGCGGAACGCACCAACCACCGGGCGTCGGTCGTCAGCTCGGCGGCAGCGGAGGCCAGCACCCGGGTTCAAACGGTCGCCGCGGCGGCCGAAGAACTGACCTCGTCGATCGGTGAAATCAGCCGTCAGGTCGCGCAATCCGCCAATATCACCATCCGCGCCGTTGATAACGCGCGCCGCACCGATACCATCGTGCGCGCCCTCTCCGACGGAGCCCACCAGATCGAGCATGTCGCAGAACTGATTTCGAGCATCGCGGGACAGACCAATCTGCTCGCGCTCAACGCCACCATCGAAGCCGCGCGCGCCGGCGAGGCCGGCAGGGGTTTTGCCGTGGTGGCGGCCGAGGTCAAGAGTCTCGCAAACCAGACCGCGGAGGCAACCAAGGAGATCGGCACCCGCATCACCCAGATCCAGGGCGCAACCAAGGAAGCCGTCGAGGCCATCCAGGGCATTACCGCGACGATCGAGGAAGTCAGCACCATTGCAACAGCGATCGGTTCCGCGATCGAGGAACAGGGTGCAGCGACTGCCGAAATCGCGCGCAATGTGAATCAGACCGCGCAGGCGACGCAGGAGGTGACGACGAACATCGGCGGCGTCAGCGCCGCGGCCAATGAAACCGGTAACGCCGCCAGCCTTCTTCTGACCGCGGCCTCCAACCTCTCCAAGCAGGCCGAGCAACTGTCCGGTGAGGTCAACACCTTCCTGGCCGGAGTCCGCGCGGCTTAG